The Saccharomonospora cyanea NA-134 genome includes a region encoding these proteins:
- a CDS encoding ornithine carbamoyltransferase produces MSVKHLVSIDDLTDTDLADLVDSGARFAAAPDDPRKVLSGRVVGLYFRLTSTRTRTSFWSGALRLGAGVVNFDPGSLQTATGETTEDTGRVFSSMLDVLVARTGGAPEEMRSWASWNRMSVINAMSGPEHPTQALTDLITLRAHFGDLRGLRVVYLGEGNNTAAAVALAFSRIPGLELELRTPPGYGVDPVIMEKAARSAERSGARVREVHHMRDLPGDVDAFYTTRWQTTGTSKPDPDWRARFAPFQVTEGLWERSPKAVFLHDLPAHRGEEVTAEVLDGPASLAFDQAANKMACAMAVLDWIRA; encoded by the coding sequence GTGAGTGTCAAACATCTCGTCTCGATCGACGACCTCACCGACACCGATCTCGCCGACCTCGTGGACAGCGGAGCCCGGTTCGCCGCCGCGCCCGACGACCCCCGGAAGGTGCTGTCGGGGCGCGTCGTGGGCCTGTACTTCCGCCTGACCTCGACCAGGACGCGCACGTCGTTCTGGTCTGGGGCACTGCGGCTGGGAGCGGGCGTGGTGAACTTCGACCCGGGAAGCCTCCAGACCGCGACAGGGGAGACCACGGAGGACACCGGACGGGTGTTCTCGTCCATGCTGGACGTTCTCGTCGCCCGCACCGGCGGCGCTCCGGAGGAGATGCGGAGCTGGGCCTCGTGGAACCGCATGTCGGTGATCAACGCGATGAGTGGGCCGGAACACCCGACCCAGGCGTTGACCGACCTGATCACCCTGCGAGCCCACTTCGGCGACCTGCGCGGGCTCCGGGTCGTCTACCTCGGTGAGGGCAACAACACCGCCGCCGCGGTGGCGCTGGCGTTCTCCCGGATACCCGGCTTGGAGCTGGAACTGCGGACCCCACCCGGTTACGGCGTCGATCCGGTGATCATGGAGAAGGCGGCACGCTCGGCCGAGCGCAGCGGGGCGCGCGTGCGCGAGGTCCACCACATGCGGGACCTGCCCGGCGACGTCGACGCCTTCTACACCACCAGGTGGCAGACGACGGGCACCTCCAAGCCGGACCCGGACTGGCGTGCCCGTTTCGCGCCGTTCCAGGTCACCGAGGGGCTCTGGGAACGCAGCCCGAAGGCGGTGTTCCTGCACGACCTGCCCGCACACCGCGGTGAGGAGGTCACGGCCGAGGTGCTCGACGGACCCGCGAGCCTCGCCTTCGACCAGGCGGCCAACAAGATGGCCTGCGCCATGGCGGTTCTCGACTGGATCCGGGCGTGA
- a CDS encoding MbtH family protein: MDVQDDYGHDRRYRVVRNDEEQYSIWWADRDLPAGWHSEGTEGTRQECLDHIGRVWTDLRPLSLRRRMAELGR; this comes from the coding sequence ATGGACGTCCAGGACGACTACGGCCACGATCGCCGCTATCGCGTGGTGCGCAACGACGAGGAACAGTACTCGATCTGGTGGGCGGACCGGGACCTGCCCGCCGGATGGCACTCCGAGGGCACGGAGGGCACCAGACAGGAGTGCCTCGACCACATCGGTCGCGTGTGGACCGACCTCCGGCCGCTGAGCCTGCGCCGTCGCATGGCCGAGCTCGGCCGGTGA
- a CDS encoding tryptophan halogenase family protein: MIRSVVIVGGGTAGWMTASYLKAAFADRVDVTLIESARVGRIGVGEATFSTVRHFFDYLGLDEREWLPKCAGSYKLGIRFENWRKPGEHFYHPFERLRTVDGFNLAEWWLAVGDRSQPFDRQCFITTALCDAQRAPRMLDGSLFASGLDDSFGKSTMEQQRAQFPYAYHFDADGVAAFLAEYGIARGVRHVVDNVSGVGQDERGWITRVHTEEHGSVEGDLFVDCTGFRGLLINQTLGERFESFEDVLPNNRAVALRVPRDDATDMNPYTTATAMTAGWMWTIPLFRRNGNGYVYSDAFQTPEEAERELRAAVAPGRDDLEANHIRIRVGRNERSWVRNCVAIGLSSAFVEPLESTGIFFIQHGIEQLVKHFPDRDFDERLIDDYNRRVAHAVDGVKEFLVLHYRAAERADTPYWKDVKSRPLPEGLRYRLELSESHLLDEETVYPYYHGFESYSWITMNLGLGRIPPTARPAVRQLDPTNALAEFARSRTEADKMVAALPSCYEYLAALNER, translated from the coding sequence ATGATCCGATCCGTAGTGATCGTCGGCGGCGGGACCGCGGGGTGGATGACCGCCTCGTACCTGAAGGCGGCTTTCGCCGACCGCGTCGACGTGACACTCATCGAATCCGCCAGAGTGGGCCGCATCGGGGTGGGCGAGGCCACGTTCAGCACGGTGCGGCACTTCTTCGACTACCTGGGTCTCGACGAACGGGAGTGGCTGCCCAAGTGCGCGGGCAGCTACAAGCTGGGTATCCGGTTCGAGAACTGGCGCAAGCCCGGCGAACACTTCTACCACCCGTTCGAGCGCCTGCGCACGGTCGACGGCTTCAACCTCGCCGAGTGGTGGCTGGCCGTGGGCGACCGGAGCCAGCCGTTCGACCGACAGTGCTTCATCACCACGGCGCTGTGTGACGCACAGCGTGCCCCGAGGATGCTGGACGGCTCGCTGTTCGCCAGTGGCCTCGACGACTCCTTCGGCAAGTCCACGATGGAGCAGCAGCGGGCGCAGTTCCCTTACGCCTACCACTTCGACGCCGACGGGGTCGCCGCGTTCCTGGCCGAGTACGGCATCGCGCGGGGTGTGCGGCACGTGGTGGACAACGTCAGCGGTGTCGGACAGGACGAGCGGGGCTGGATCACCCGCGTTCACACGGAGGAGCACGGATCCGTCGAGGGCGACCTCTTCGTCGACTGCACCGGCTTCCGGGGACTGCTGATCAACCAGACGCTCGGGGAGCGGTTCGAGTCCTTCGAGGACGTGTTGCCGAACAACCGCGCCGTCGCGCTACGGGTGCCGCGCGACGATGCCACCGACATGAACCCCTACACCACCGCGACGGCGATGACCGCAGGCTGGATGTGGACGATTCCACTGTTCCGCCGGAACGGCAACGGCTACGTCTACTCCGACGCCTTCCAGACTCCCGAGGAGGCCGAGCGGGAACTGCGCGCGGCGGTCGCCCCCGGCCGGGACGACCTGGAGGCCAACCACATCCGGATCAGGGTGGGCCGCAACGAACGGTCCTGGGTCCGCAACTGCGTGGCCATCGGGTTGTCGAGCGCGTTCGTGGAGCCGCTCGAGTCGACCGGCATCTTCTTCATCCAGCACGGCATCGAGCAGCTCGTCAAGCACTTCCCCGACAGGGACTTCGACGAGCGGCTGATCGACGACTACAACCGTCGGGTCGCCCACGCCGTCGACGGGGTCAAGGAGTTCCTCGTCCTGCACTACCGCGCGGCCGAGCGTGCCGACACGCCGTACTGGAAGGACGTCAAGAGCAGGCCGCTGCCGGAGGGGCTGCGGTACCGGCTCGAACTCTCCGAGTCCCACCTGCTCGACGAGGAGACCGTCTACCCCTACTACCACGGGTTCGAAAGCTACTCCTGGATCACGATGAACCTCGGCCTCGGGCGGATACCGCCCACCGCGCGGCCCGCCGTCCGGCAGCTCGACCCCACGAACGCGTTGGCCGAGTTCGCCAGGTCGAGGACGGAAGCCGACAAGATGGTCGCCGCACTGCCGAGTTGCTACGAGTACCTCGCCGCTCTCAACGAGAGGTGA
- a CDS encoding non-ribosomal peptide synthetase, producing MSATADVRREELLRRRLRGEGTSGAAGIGRADRSGPLALSFGQEQMWFLDQLNPGSTEYLVPVAFRLLGALEKDALGSAWDMLVRRHEMLRTRHRQGEGGPHQVIDEPVTGTLATVSLTEVGPDERERHLENLLHAESRTPIDLATQWPVRATLVELGVAEHVLLVTFHHIACDAWSSRLLLSELGALYARYRAKERKLLAPLPPLPVQYADYAAWQRNQLSAAGRKRQLGYWRHVLSGLAPLDLPTDHPRPPVRGYAGDEVDFVLSPEVGTGVVELARQSRTTPFVVVMAAFQALLARYTGRTDIAVGTVVSGRTRPELQRLIGYAINTVVVRSRWTEDVTFRALLDHVREIVLDAFDHGDVPFSHVVDELQPQRDLSRTPLFQVVFTMHESAGAAPDVFPDLTVEPLSADGGVARCDLELQVVPQPDGSLRARFLFATELFLPATVERMARHLKRLLAHAVAEPGSRVSALRLVDDDELAELTRPAGPPPRFEHTLTRFDRVVTATPDAVAVVTDECPTTFAELDTRIDRIAHWLSAVGVGPEDLIGILLDRGVDLLATMLACWRVGAAYLPLGPELPARRWGAMLRDSDAKLVVTDSTPDRMAKLGDVFKGRMMVLDEATHGAPVSVPPVEAGALTPDALAYVIYTSGSTGVPKGVAVTHRGLANHLDWVLAEYVGAHSGGAPLFSTVASDVVVPVLFAPLLAGRPVHLLPQDMDLADLGARLVAGRPYAFLKLTPGHLEVLSRQLGPEEIRGLAGTVVAGGDVLLNRHALRWNEWLGTGRVINEYGPTEITVGNSTFVPSEATDREVVPIGTPIPHTSMYVLDDHLRPVPVGVIGEVCVGGVGVVRGYLNRPEVTAERFVPDPFGEPGSRLYRTGDLGRVLPSGDVEFVGRADTQVKIRGYRVELGEIEGVFASHPSVRECRVVLREDGERRDLVCYFVPAAGSATEARELRAWLSEQLPEYMVPSAVVELDRIPLTSNGKLDVAALPRAPEPEAEAAPEVPADPVERRLVEVWADVLGVGRVGAHDGFFELGGDSIRAVSVVGAMREAGFDVSVRDVFAHQTVAALADLVRGRGTVEAQQGVAEFALISSEDRAALPEGVTDAYPLSRNQIGMIVEMLADEQRRYHNVTSFRIRDAAPFSLTAMTAAARELVRRHEALRTSLHLSDYSVPMQLVHATAELPLGVRDVSGMDAARVEQILREHSDRERETLFDLTTPGLMRFFVHLTGDDGYWLTVTECHPILEGWGHHTMMMEFLDCYDRLRRGEELEAYQAPPVRFADFVAEEMAAIESPEHARYWRGVVDNHPAFTLPEQWGDPAVPAGRKYQTAVEWRDLEDGLRAAATAAGVSLKCVMVAAYAKVLAQLTDEPSFHFGLICDARPERSGADRVYGMYLNTVPFAVDRPSGRWRDVLRAVFDREVELWPHRRFPYPEIARMRPPRERLVNTIFNYQDFHQVDTDLVDDRAGNDDSPTEFPLSVSSRVGMIFVTVDPRQVTEAQADLIARSFRLVLEAIAEDVDSDAARAALPAEYRRWLLESARTHVRPAAQGQPDTLTHALDAFERQVARTPNAVAVRCGDDELSYAELDECANALAQRLRSTGFGPGRVAGVVVRRDLNLLVSLLATWKAGGAYVPLGWELPSERWNFLLADSGAHCVVTPPESVDRVPHTFTGPAVLVDHRKLAESGRSATPPRRDVDSAELAYVIYTSGSTGRPKGVRISHAGLAGYLAWVVDDYASARAGGAPLFSTPATDLTVTTLFGPLLTGQPVHIVPEDTDLSELGRRLVDGAPYSFVKLTPGHLEILTQQLDDTALRGKVGTLVVGGDLFPGATAEQWRARLGDARVVNEYGPTEITVANSIQEVHGPQPAVVPIGRPLPGTSLHVLDDNLEPVPVGVVGEVCVGGAGLAQGYSGRAALTADRFVPDPYGEPGARLYRTGDVGRVRPDGTVEVLGRRDGQVKIRGYRVELGEIEAVLTGHPVIAEAKVLLRTPPEGAPQLVAYLVAERDTDAIGADQLGRWLSQALPEYMVPTAYTWLDRMPLSSNGKLDTAALPAPERTTTSAEYTEPGTKTEKLVAEIWRQVLGHARIGLDDDFFALGGDSIRAVALSSALQAAGISVTVREVFDHPTVAALSAWIADRADHRR from the coding sequence ATGAGCGCTACTGCCGATGTCCGTCGCGAGGAACTGCTGCGACGCAGGCTTCGGGGAGAAGGTACGTCCGGCGCGGCCGGGATCGGCCGTGCGGACCGTTCCGGTCCGCTGGCACTGTCCTTCGGCCAGGAGCAGATGTGGTTTCTGGATCAGTTGAATCCGGGGAGCACGGAGTACCTCGTTCCCGTGGCGTTCCGGCTCCTCGGCGCGCTGGAGAAGGACGCACTCGGCTCGGCGTGGGACATGCTGGTGCGACGGCACGAGATGTTGCGTACGCGTCATCGGCAGGGTGAGGGTGGTCCTCATCAGGTGATCGACGAACCGGTGACCGGTACGTTGGCGACGGTCTCGCTCACCGAGGTGGGGCCGGACGAACGGGAACGGCATCTGGAGAACCTGCTGCACGCGGAGTCGAGGACGCCGATCGACCTCGCCACGCAGTGGCCGGTCCGGGCAACGCTGGTGGAGCTCGGTGTGGCCGAGCACGTGCTGCTCGTGACGTTCCACCACATCGCCTGCGACGCCTGGTCGTCGCGGCTGCTGCTGTCGGAGCTGGGAGCCCTCTACGCCCGGTATCGGGCGAAGGAGCGGAAGCTCCTGGCCCCCTTGCCGCCCCTGCCCGTTCAGTACGCCGACTACGCGGCCTGGCAACGAAACCAGCTGTCGGCGGCGGGCCGGAAACGTCAGCTCGGTTACTGGCGTCACGTGCTGTCGGGGCTGGCGCCGCTCGACCTGCCGACCGACCACCCGAGGCCCCCGGTACGCGGGTACGCGGGCGACGAGGTCGATTTCGTCCTCTCCCCGGAGGTCGGCACCGGTGTCGTCGAACTCGCACGGCAGTCCCGCACCACGCCGTTCGTCGTGGTGATGGCGGCCTTCCAGGCGTTGCTGGCCCGCTACACCGGGCGCACGGACATCGCGGTGGGCACCGTCGTCTCCGGACGTACCCGCCCGGAGTTGCAGCGGCTCATCGGATACGCCATCAACACCGTGGTCGTGCGCAGCCGGTGGACCGAGGACGTCACGTTCCGGGCGTTGCTGGACCATGTGCGCGAGATCGTGCTGGACGCGTTCGACCACGGTGACGTCCCGTTCTCCCACGTGGTCGACGAACTGCAACCACAGCGGGACCTGTCGCGGACACCGTTGTTCCAGGTCGTCTTCACCATGCACGAGTCGGCGGGAGCGGCACCGGACGTGTTCCCCGACCTCACGGTGGAACCGCTGTCGGCGGACGGCGGAGTGGCTCGCTGCGATCTGGAGCTGCAGGTGGTCCCGCAACCGGACGGCTCCCTGCGGGCCCGGTTCCTCTTCGCCACCGAGCTGTTCCTGCCCGCCACGGTCGAAAGGATGGCGCGCCACCTGAAGAGGTTGCTGGCCCACGCCGTCGCGGAGCCCGGAAGCCGCGTGTCGGCACTGAGGCTGGTGGACGACGACGAACTGGCCGAGCTGACCCGACCGGCAGGCCCTCCGCCGCGGTTCGAACACACGTTGACCCGTTTCGACCGGGTGGTGACGGCCACACCGGACGCGGTCGCCGTGGTGACCGACGAGTGCCCCACGACCTTCGCCGAACTCGACACCCGGATCGACCGGATCGCGCACTGGCTGTCCGCCGTGGGGGTGGGGCCCGAGGACCTCATTGGCATCCTGCTCGATCGCGGGGTCGACCTGCTGGCCACCATGCTGGCCTGCTGGCGGGTGGGGGCGGCGTACCTGCCGCTCGGGCCCGAACTGCCCGCCCGCCGCTGGGGCGCGATGCTGAGGGACAGCGACGCCAAACTCGTGGTCACCGACTCCACACCGGACCGGATGGCGAAGCTGGGCGATGTCTTCAAGGGCAGGATGATGGTGCTCGACGAGGCCACCCACGGGGCACCGGTGTCGGTGCCGCCCGTCGAGGCCGGCGCGCTGACACCCGACGCGCTCGCCTACGTCATCTACACGTCGGGTTCGACCGGCGTGCCGAAGGGCGTCGCCGTCACCCACCGCGGGCTGGCCAACCACCTGGACTGGGTGCTCGCCGAGTACGTCGGCGCGCACTCCGGTGGTGCGCCGCTGTTCTCGACGGTCGCCTCGGACGTCGTCGTGCCCGTACTCTTCGCGCCGCTGCTCGCGGGCCGGCCGGTGCACCTGCTCCCCCAGGACATGGATCTCGCCGACCTGGGAGCCCGGCTCGTCGCGGGCAGACCGTACGCCTTCCTGAAGCTCACCCCCGGACATCTGGAGGTGCTCTCGCGGCAGCTCGGCCCCGAGGAGATCCGTGGGCTGGCGGGCACCGTCGTGGCCGGTGGCGACGTGTTGCTGAACCGGCACGCCCTACGCTGGAACGAGTGGCTCGGGACCGGCCGGGTGATCAACGAGTACGGTCCGACGGAGATCACCGTGGGCAACTCCACGTTCGTGCCCTCCGAAGCGACGGACCGCGAGGTCGTCCCGATCGGCACACCCATCCCGCACACCAGCATGTACGTTCTCGACGACCACCTGCGGCCCGTGCCCGTGGGCGTGATCGGGGAGGTGTGCGTCGGCGGGGTCGGTGTGGTGCGCGGCTATCTCAACCGGCCCGAGGTGACGGCGGAGCGGTTCGTGCCCGATCCGTTCGGCGAACCGGGGTCCCGGCTCTACCGCACCGGCGACCTCGGCCGGGTGCTGCCCTCCGGCGACGTCGAGTTCGTCGGCCGGGCCGACACCCAGGTCAAGATCCGCGGTTACCGCGTCGAACTCGGGGAGATCGAGGGCGTGTTCGCCTCCCATCCCTCGGTGCGGGAATGCCGGGTGGTGTTGCGGGAGGACGGCGAGCGCCGCGACCTGGTGTGTTACTTCGTGCCCGCGGCGGGGAGCGCGACCGAGGCCCGGGAGCTGCGGGCGTGGCTGTCCGAGCAGTTGCCCGAGTACATGGTGCCCTCGGCCGTCGTGGAACTGGACCGGATCCCGTTGACCAGCAACGGCAAGCTCGACGTGGCGGCGCTGCCCCGCGCACCGGAGCCGGAGGCGGAGGCCGCACCGGAGGTGCCCGCCGATCCGGTGGAACGGCGGCTCGTCGAGGTGTGGGCGGACGTCCTCGGGGTCGGCCGGGTGGGTGCCCACGACGGGTTCTTCGAGCTCGGCGGCGACTCCATCCGGGCGGTGTCGGTGGTGGGGGCCATGCGCGAGGCCGGCTTCGACGTCTCGGTCCGGGACGTGTTCGCCCACCAGACCGTGGCCGCCCTCGCGGACCTCGTGCGTGGCAGGGGCACGGTGGAGGCGCAACAGGGCGTGGCCGAGTTCGCGCTGATCAGCTCCGAGGACAGGGCGGCCCTGCCGGAGGGGGTCACCGACGCCTACCCACTGTCCCGCAACCAGATCGGCATGATCGTCGAGATGCTGGCCGACGAGCAGCGCCGCTACCACAACGTCACGTCGTTCCGTATCCGCGACGCCGCACCGTTCTCGTTGACCGCGATGACGGCCGCGGCCAGGGAGCTGGTGCGGCGGCACGAGGCTCTGCGCACCTCCCTGCACCTCAGCGATTACTCCGTGCCGATGCAGCTCGTGCACGCGACGGCCGAGCTGCCCCTGGGGGTGCGCGACGTCAGCGGGATGGACGCCGCCCGGGTCGAGCAGATCCTGCGCGAGCACTCCGACCGCGAACGGGAGACCCTGTTCGACCTCACCACTCCGGGGCTGATGCGGTTCTTCGTGCACCTGACCGGTGACGACGGGTACTGGCTCACGGTGACCGAGTGCCATCCCATCCTCGAGGGCTGGGGTCACCACACCATGATGATGGAGTTCCTCGACTGCTACGACCGTCTCAGGCGCGGCGAGGAGCTGGAGGCGTACCAGGCGCCGCCGGTCAGGTTCGCCGACTTCGTCGCCGAGGAAATGGCGGCGATCGAGTCGCCGGAACACGCGCGTTACTGGCGTGGCGTGGTCGACAACCATCCGGCGTTCACCCTCCCGGAACAGTGGGGGGACCCGGCCGTCCCGGCCGGGCGGAAGTACCAGACCGCCGTCGAGTGGCGTGACCTGGAGGACGGGCTGAGAGCGGCGGCGACCGCGGCCGGTGTCTCGTTGAAGTGTGTCATGGTGGCGGCGTACGCGAAGGTGCTCGCCCAGCTCACCGACGAGCCGAGTTTCCACTTCGGACTGATCTGCGACGCCCGCCCGGAGCGGTCGGGAGCCGACCGGGTGTACGGCATGTACCTGAACACGGTGCCGTTCGCGGTGGACCGGCCGTCCGGCCGGTGGCGTGACGTGCTGCGTGCCGTGTTCGACCGGGAGGTGGAGCTGTGGCCCCACCGCCGGTTCCCGTACCCGGAGATCGCGCGGATGCGCCCACCGCGCGAGCGTCTCGTCAACACGATCTTCAACTACCAGGACTTCCACCAGGTCGACACCGACCTCGTGGACGACAGGGCGGGCAACGACGACAGCCCCACCGAGTTCCCGCTGAGCGTGTCCTCGCGGGTCGGCATGATCTTCGTGACCGTGGACCCACGGCAGGTGACGGAAGCACAGGCCGATCTGATCGCCCGCTCGTTCCGGCTCGTGCTGGAGGCCATCGCCGAGGACGTGGACTCCGACGCGGCACGCGCCGCGCTCCCGGCCGAGTACCGGCGATGGTTGCTGGAGTCGGCGCGCACCCACGTGCGCCCGGCGGCGCAGGGACAGCCGGACACCCTCACCCACGCGCTGGACGCGTTCGAGCGGCAGGTCGCCCGCACTCCCAACGCCGTCGCCGTCCGGTGCGGCGACGACGAACTGAGCTACGCGGAACTCGACGAGTGCGCCAACGCGCTCGCGCAGCGGCTGCGTTCCACCGGCTTCGGTCCGGGGCGGGTCGCGGGCGTCGTCGTCAGGCGGGACCTCAACCTGCTGGTGTCCCTGCTGGCGACCTGGAAGGCGGGCGGCGCGTACGTTCCTCTGGGCTGGGAGTTGCCGTCCGAGCGGTGGAACTTCCTCCTGGCCGACAGTGGAGCGCACTGCGTGGTGACGCCTCCCGAGTCCGTCGACCGCGTGCCCCACACCTTCACCGGCCCGGCCGTGCTCGTCGACCACCGCAAACTGGCCGAGTCGGGCAGGAGCGCGACACCGCCGCGGCGCGACGTGGACAGCGCCGAGTTGGCCTACGTCATCTACACCTCGGGGTCCACGGGCAGACCGAAGGGAGTGCGGATCAGCCACGCGGGGCTGGCGGGATACCTGGCCTGGGTCGTGGACGACTACGCCTCCGCACGCGCGGGCGGTGCACCGCTGTTCTCCACGCCCGCCACCGACCTCACCGTCACCACCCTGTTCGGACCCCTGCTCACCGGGCAGCCCGTCCACATCGTTCCCGAGGACACCGACCTCTCCGAACTCGGCAGGCGGTTGGTGGACGGCGCGCCGTACAGCTTCGTCAAGCTGACGCCGGGGCACCTCGAAATCCTGACGCAGCAACTCGACGACACGGCGCTGCGGGGCAAGGTGGGAACCCTCGTGGTGGGCGGTGACCTCTTCCCCGGGGCCACGGCCGAACAGTGGCGTGCCCGCCTGGGCGACGCGCGGGTGGTCAACGAGTACGGCCCCACCGAGATCACCGTCGCGAACTCGATCCAGGAGGTGCACGGCCCCCAGCCCGCGGTGGTGCCGATCGGCAGACCGCTGCCGGGCACGTCGCTGCACGTCCTCGACGACAACCTGGAACCCGTGCCGGTGGGCGTCGTCGGCGAGGTCTGCGTCGGCGGTGCCGGGCTCGCACAGGGTTACTCCGGACGCGCCGCGCTCACCGCCGACCGTTTCGTCCCGGACCCCTACGGTGAGCCCGGGGCGCGGCTCTACCGTACGGGCGACGTCGGGCGGGTGCGCCCGGACGGGACCGTGGAGGTCCTGGGCAGGCGCGACGGCCAGGTCAAGATCCGCGGTTACCGGGTCGAACTCGGGGAGATCGAGGCCGTGCTCACCGGCCACCCGGTGATCGCCGAGGCCAAGGTACTGCTGCGGACCCCGCCCGAGGGGGCCCCGCAACTCGTCGCCTACCTCGTGGCCGAACGCGACACGGACGCGATCGGAGCCGACCAGCTCGGCCGGTGGCTTTCTCAGGCACTGCCCGAGTACATGGTGCCGACGGCGTACACCTGGCTCGACCGGATGCCGTTGTCGAGCAACGGAAAGCTCGACACGGCCGCGTTGCCCGCCCCGGAGCGGACCACCACCTCCGCCGAGTACACGGAGCCGGGTACCAAGACCGAGAAGCTCGTCGCGGAGATCTGGCGGCAGGTGCTGGGCCACGCCCGCATCGGACTCGACGACGACTTCTTCGCCCTGGGCGGGGACTCCATCCGCGCTGTCGCCCTCAGCTCGGCACTGCAGGCGGCCGGGATCTCGGTCACCGTCCGAGAGGTGTTCGACCATCCCACGGTCGCCGCTCTCAGCGCGTGGATCGCGGACCGCGCCGACCACCGCCGTTGA
- a CDS encoding flavin reductase family protein encodes MQTVPVGSESGAATEPVTPDTFREFMSGYYTGVTVVTSVDAAGRPHGLTCNSLTSITLAPPTLLVCLHEDCGTLAAVRESGVFAVHLLTEHGAETARTFASTADRFASVPWLPAPSTGLPVLTEHVFAVSQCAVADLLPFGDHWIVFGRVVNVRSHTQPPLLYGRRSFQSAPVPAAPHR; translated from the coding sequence ATGCAGACGGTTCCTGTCGGGTCGGAGTCCGGCGCGGCCACCGAGCCGGTGACCCCGGACACGTTTCGTGAGTTCATGAGCGGCTACTACACCGGCGTCACGGTGGTGACGTCGGTCGACGCCGCCGGCCGTCCGCACGGCCTGACGTGCAACTCGCTGACCAGCATCACGCTGGCACCACCCACTCTGCTGGTGTGCCTGCACGAGGACTGTGGCACGCTGGCGGCCGTGCGCGAGAGCGGGGTCTTCGCGGTGCACCTGCTGACCGAGCACGGGGCCGAGACGGCGCGGACGTTCGCGTCGACCGCCGACCGGTTCGCCAGTGTGCCGTGGCTGCCCGCGCCGAGCACCGGGCTACCGGTGTTGACGGAGCACGTGTTCGCGGTGTCCCAGTGCGCCGTGGCGGATCTGCTTCCGTTCGGCGATCACTGGATCGTGTTCGGGCGTGTGGTGAACGTGCGCAGTCACACCCAGCCACCCCTGTTGTACGGCCGACGGTCCTTCCAGTCCGCGCCCGTCCCCGCGGCTCCCCACCGGTGA
- a CDS encoding MFS transporter: protein MTAAPGSVAGPPQADRPLRKNRDFRLLWLSAGFSQLGARMSVVVFPLLVIWHSGSTFGAGVVAFAGLLPMLLVQLPAGVFVDRWDRRRVMRLCDLVAAAGMVSAAVLLAAGVVWLPHLCAVAFLEGACMIFYQVAERAAVRNVVAPEHLPLAVSRNEARSRIAGMLGQPAGSGLFAVLWWLPFAATAVGHLLSLFGLGRVKRPFQTERVERVRRFRSELTEGLRWLWSQRFLRYTTLLVAVTNFLAQTVNMAPMVVIKETGGSAALVGLVGTIGGVGGVLGAMCGSWLLRRLSLGGLVILDLATRSVLVPAMAFTTSLPLLFAPFAVMSFTGAVLNVGAGAYMAQVVPDEIHGRAMSAVLMTSWGANSAGALAAGVLLGVLSTTGALLTVTAVLVASTLLAVLTPSVRRADISVPR, encoded by the coding sequence GTGACGGCCGCTCCCGGATCCGTGGCAGGCCCTCCACAGGCCGACCGGCCACTGCGTAAGAACCGCGACTTCCGGCTGCTGTGGTTGTCGGCTGGGTTCTCACAGCTCGGTGCCCGCATGTCCGTGGTGGTGTTCCCGCTGCTCGTCATCTGGCACAGCGGGTCGACCTTCGGCGCCGGGGTGGTCGCGTTCGCCGGGCTCCTGCCGATGCTGCTCGTGCAGCTGCCCGCGGGAGTGTTCGTCGACCGCTGGGACCGCCGCCGGGTGATGAGGTTGTGTGACCTCGTGGCCGCGGCCGGCATGGTGTCGGCCGCGGTGCTGCTCGCCGCCGGAGTGGTGTGGCTGCCCCACCTGTGTGCCGTCGCCTTCCTCGAAGGCGCGTGCATGATCTTCTACCAGGTCGCCGAGCGGGCCGCGGTGCGCAACGTCGTCGCCCCGGAACACCTGCCGTTGGCGGTCTCCCGGAACGAGGCGCGAAGCCGGATCGCGGGAATGCTGGGTCAGCCTGCGGGCAGTGGCCTGTTCGCCGTCCTGTGGTGGCTTCCGTTCGCCGCGACGGCGGTCGGGCACCTGCTGTCGCTGTTCGGGCTCGGCCGGGTGAAGCGTCCGTTCCAGACCGAGCGGGTCGAACGTGTGCGGCGGTTCCGGTCCGAACTCACCGAGGGGCTGCGCTGGCTGTGGAGTCAACGCTTCCTCCGGTACACGACCCTCCTGGTGGCGGTGACCAACTTCCTGGCCCAGACGGTGAACATGGCGCCGATGGTGGTCATCAAGGAGACCGGCGGCTCGGCCGCGTTGGTGGGCCTGGTCGGCACCATCGGCGGGGTCGGCGGAGTGCTCGGGGCGATGTGCGGATCGTGGTTGTTGCGCAGGCTGTCGTTGGGCGGCCTCGTCATCCTCGACCTCGCCACCCGCAGCGTCCTGGTCCCGGCCATGGCGTTCACCACGAGCCTGCCCCTGTTGTTCGCGCCCTTCGCGGTGATGTCGTTCACCGGAGCCGTCCTCAACGTCGGCGCGGGCGCCTACATGGCCCAGGTCGTCCCCGACGAGATCCACGGCCGGGCGATGAGTGCCGTGCTGATGACCTCGTGGGGGGCCAACTCGGCGGGAGCGCTCGCGGCCGGGGTCCTGCTGGGCGTGCTCAGCACCACGGGCGCGCTCCTGACGGTCACCGCCGTCCTCGTGGCGAGCACGCTGCTGGCGGTCCTGACCCCCTCGGTGCGGCGGGCCGACATCTCGGTGCCACGGTGA